The following proteins come from a genomic window of Methyloceanibacter stevinii:
- a CDS encoding HugZ family protein, protein MAGIAAEARSLVRLSTKGTLATLEAPSGAPYASLITLATEVDGSPIFLISTLARHTRNLVADPRAAILLDGTGLGGPGGGDPLQGARLTLSGRAERTDDPAARRRFLARQAQAAFYADFPDFSFWRLEIEAPISSAASAASSTYRRRTCWSRSRARRASWRLRTASSRTTRTMPPPSLSMRKSSAVWRLIRRHPLWLMSGLDPLGCDLVRGTEALRIDFRGRIHTPQDARKELVRLVDEARATLGSA, encoded by the coding sequence ATGGCAGGGATCGCGGCCGAAGCGCGCAGCCTCGTGCGACTATCGACCAAGGGCACTTTGGCGACCTTGGAGGCCCCTTCCGGGGCGCCTTATGCCTCGCTCATCACCCTGGCGACGGAGGTGGACGGGTCGCCCATCTTCCTCATTTCGACGCTGGCCCGGCATACGCGCAATCTGGTGGCCGACCCTCGCGCGGCGATCCTTCTGGACGGGACGGGTTTGGGGGGTCCCGGCGGCGGCGATCCGCTGCAAGGCGCGCGCCTGACGCTCAGCGGGCGAGCCGAACGGACGGACGATCCGGCCGCTCGCCGGCGGTTCCTGGCCCGGCAGGCTCAGGCCGCGTTTTACGCGGATTTTCCGGATTTTTCGTTCTGGAGGCTGGAAATCGAGGCGCCCATTTCATCGGCGGCTTCGGCCGCATCGTCGACTTATCGCCGGAGGACCTGCTGGTCCCGCTCGCGGGCGCGGAGAGCCTCCTGGAGGCTGAGGACGGCATCGTCGCGCACAACGAGGACCATGCCGCCGCCGTCGCTCTCTATGCGCAAGTCTTCGGCGGTGTGGCGCCTGATCCGGCGGCACCCCCTTTGGCTAATGAGCGGGCTCGATCCGCTCGGGTGCGATCTTGTGCGGGGCACCGAGGCCCTGCGGATCGATTTCAGGGGCCGGATTCACACCCCGCAGGACGCGCGAAAGGAACTCGTACGACTTGTGGATGAGGCCAGGGCCACGCTAGGCTCTGCCTG
- a CDS encoding response regulator transcription factor, protein MPTIALVDDDRNILTSLRMVLEAEGYKTQTYNDGASALDGLFDSPPDLAILDIKMPRMDGMELLRRLRQRTEMPVIFLTSKDEEIDELFGLKMGADDYIRKPFPQRLLIERVKAVLRRAQPRDTAQVADDKSKVLERGKLKMDSERHTCVWDGLPVTLTVTEFLILQALAQRPGVVKSRDALMDAAYDDQVYVDDRTIDSHIKRLRKKFKAVDQSFDVIETLYGVGYRFKE, encoded by the coding sequence ATGCCAACAATTGCCCTTGTCGATGACGACAGAAACATTCTTACCTCCTTGCGCATGGTGCTCGAGGCGGAAGGGTATAAGACCCAGACCTACAACGACGGCGCCAGCGCGCTGGACGGCTTGTTCGACAGTCCGCCCGATCTCGCCATCCTCGACATCAAGATGCCGCGCATGGACGGCATGGAGCTCCTGCGGCGCCTTCGTCAGCGCACGGAGATGCCCGTGATCTTCCTCACCTCGAAAGACGAGGAGATCGACGAGCTGTTCGGCCTCAAGATGGGTGCGGACGACTACATCCGGAAACCCTTCCCGCAGCGTCTGCTGATCGAGCGCGTCAAGGCGGTGCTGCGGCGCGCCCAGCCCCGCGACACGGCCCAAGTGGCGGACGACAAGTCCAAGGTCCTGGAGCGCGGCAAGCTGAAAATGGATTCCGAGCGCCACACCTGCGTGTGGGACGGGTTGCCGGTGACCCTCACCGTGACCGAGTTCCTGATCTTGCAGGCGCTGGCGCAGCGCCCGGGCGTGGTAAAAAGCCGGGACGCGCTGATGGATGCGGCCTATGATGATCAAGTCTATGTCGACGACCGCACAATCGACAGCCACATCAAGCGGTTGCGGAAGAAGTTCAAGGCCGTCGACCAAAGCTTCGATGTGATCGAGACGCTCTATGGTGTGGGCTATCGCTTCAAAGAATAA
- a CDS encoding sensor histidine kinase, translating into MTAEAERSWQPDSGTWRARAMRVGRAGLYWVRRATRWLGQHRPFRHGFSSLTRRIVVLNLIGLAILVSGILYLNDLRAALIGAEVQSLQTQGEIIARAIAASAGVDAGESDVDPETILEREMGDAAFSESDTLPNALGFTIDPERAAPILRPLVKPTGSRARIYDRDGALILDSDTFYSRGEVLRYDLPPPETSEPDALTTFWNAVANQFQPLDLPVYTEIGTVNGKAYPEVEAALTGTSVPIVRKNEKGEIVVSVAVPVERMRSVLGVLLFSTRGGDIDKVVAAERWRIFRVALFAAAVTVVLSLILANTIAGPMQRLAVAAERVRHSVKARAEIPDFTDRSDEIGHLSGALRDMTAALYNRIDAIESFAADVAHELKNPLTSLRSATETLPVVRDQESRTRLMEIIQHDVKRLDRLISDISDASRLDAELAREDAGPVDMDDLLRATVSLYNDIHLDELPEVSLEIEHAPGTYPYRVFGHDSRLHQVMVNLIENAISFSPPRGRVTITARRRGTNIEILIEDEGPGIPPENLERIFERFYTDRPHETFGQNSGLGLNISRQIIAAHGGRLYAENRPAPGGEAGAAGVKRSGGARFVIRLAAT; encoded by the coding sequence ATGACCGCCGAGGCCGAAAGGTCCTGGCAGCCGGACTCCGGAACGTGGCGCGCCCGCGCCATGCGCGTGGGCCGTGCCGGTCTCTATTGGGTCCGCCGCGCCACGCGCTGGCTCGGGCAGCACCGTCCGTTCCGTCACGGCTTCTCGAGCCTCACCCGCCGGATCGTCGTGCTGAATCTCATCGGCCTTGCGATCCTCGTCTCGGGCATTCTGTATCTCAACGACCTGCGCGCCGCGTTGATCGGCGCCGAGGTCCAGAGCCTTCAGACGCAAGGCGAGATCATCGCCCGCGCTATCGCCGCATCGGCAGGCGTCGATGCCGGCGAGTCCGACGTCGACCCGGAGACGATCCTGGAACGGGAAATGGGCGATGCCGCCTTCTCCGAGAGCGACACGCTTCCCAACGCGCTCGGATTCACGATCGATCCCGAGCGCGCCGCACCGATCCTGCGCCCGCTGGTGAAACCGACGGGCAGCCGCGCGCGCATCTACGATCGCGACGGTGCACTGATCCTCGATTCCGACACGTTCTATTCGCGCGGCGAGGTGCTGCGCTACGACCTGCCGCCGCCGGAAACGAGCGAACCCGACGCGCTGACAACGTTCTGGAACGCGGTGGCCAATCAGTTCCAGCCGCTGGACCTGCCGGTCTATACGGAGATCGGAACCGTGAACGGGAAAGCCTACCCAGAGGTCGAAGCCGCGCTAACGGGCACGTCCGTTCCCATCGTCCGCAAGAACGAGAAGGGTGAGATCGTCGTCTCCGTTGCCGTTCCCGTCGAACGCATGCGGTCGGTGCTCGGTGTGCTTTTGTTTTCGACCCGGGGCGGCGATATCGACAAGGTCGTTGCCGCGGAACGCTGGCGCATCTTCCGCGTCGCGCTGTTCGCCGCGGCTGTGACGGTCGTCCTGTCTCTCATTCTTGCGAACACGATCGCCGGTCCCATGCAGCGCCTGGCGGTCGCGGCAGAGCGCGTGCGGCACAGCGTCAAGGCGCGCGCGGAGATCCCGGACTTCACGGACCGTTCCGACGAGATCGGCCATCTATCCGGCGCGCTCAGAGACATGACGGCAGCGCTCTACAACCGGATCGACGCGATCGAGAGTTTCGCCGCCGACGTCGCGCACGAACTGAAGAATCCTCTCACGTCGCTGCGCAGCGCGACCGAGACTCTGCCCGTGGTTAGGGACCAGGAATCGCGCACGCGCTTGATGGAAATCATCCAGCACGACGTGAAGCGGCTCGACCGTTTGATCAGCGACATCTCCGATGCCTCGCGTCTCGACGCGGAACTGGCCCGCGAGGATGCGGGGCCTGTCGACATGGACGACCTTCTGCGTGCAACCGTGTCGCTTTACAACGACATCCACCTCGACGAGCTGCCCGAAGTTTCGTTGGAGATCGAGCATGCGCCCGGGACCTACCCGTATCGCGTCTTCGGTCACGACAGCCGGCTGCACCAGGTGATGGTGAACCTGATCGAGAACGCGATCTCCTTCTCGCCGCCGCGAGGCCGCGTGACCATCACGGCGCGGCGGCGTGGGACCAATATCGAAATCCTGATCGAAGACGAGGGCCCGGGAATCCCGCCGGAGAATCTGGAGCGCATTTTCGAGCGCTTCTACACGGATCGGCCCCACGAGACGTTCG